From the Variovorax paradoxus genome, the window AGCCGTTGAACATCGCCACCGTTTCCGGCTTCGCCACGATGCCCAGCTCGGTCAGCTTCTTCTGGATCTCGGGCATCACCAGCACTTCGTTGCACGCGGCGTTCAGCCTTGCCACCATCTCCGGCGGCAGCCTGGCCGGACCCGAGAGGCCGAAGAAGTTCTCGAGCACCAGCTTCGGCTGATGCAGCTCGACCATCGTGGGCACATCGGGCATGAGCGGCGAGCGCTGCGTGCCCGTCACCGCCAGCGGCACCAGCTGGCCGCTCTTGAAGAAGGGCACGTACGAGGTGATCACGTCGATGCCCACCGGAATGGTGTTGGCGATCAGGTCGGTGGTCATCGGTGCACCGCCCCGGTAGGGCACATGCACCATGTTGATCCCGGTGGTCTTCTTCAGCAGTTCGCCGTGGATATGCCCGACCGACCCCGGCCCGCCCGAACCGAAGTCGATGCGGCCCTCCTTGCGCGCCATGGCCTCGAACTCGGCATAGGTCTTCAGGCCCGACGGCTTGCTCGCCATGACCACCAGCGGCGCCGCGCCCAGGTAGGCGACGTGCGTGAAGCCCGTCACCGGGTCGTAGGGCTGCTTGTCGAGCGTGAACGGGCCGAGCGCGATCGGCGTGGTGTTCGACAGCATCAGCGTGTAGCCGTCGGCGGCCGACGACGCCACCTGCGCGCCGCCGATGGTGCCGCCCGCACCGGGTTTGTTGTCGACCACCACGGCCTGCCCGAGCTTCTTCGCGAGCTGCTCGGCCATCACGCGCGCCAGCACGTCGCTGGAGCCGCCCGGCGGGAAGGTCACGACGATCCTGATCGGCCGGTCGGGCCATTGGGCGAAAGCGGGAAGGGCGGCCGAGGCAACGCCGGCGGCCAGGATGTGCAGCGCAGCACGGCGCGTGGAACGAAGTTGGGGCAAGTGGCTCATGGCGTTCTCCGCAAGCGGGTAAGGACGAGGCCTTTAGCAGGATCCGGGCCGCCGGCTTATGCTGGCCGGATGTCCGCCAACCTCACCGCGCCTGCCGCGCTCGATGCGCTCGCCGACTTCGCCACCCGCCACCCCAGGCTTTTCGTGCTCACCGGCGCGGGGTGCAGCACCGAGTCGGGCATCCCCGATTACCGCGATGCCAGGGGCGAGTGGAAGCGCCCGTCGCCGGTGACCTATCAGGCCTTCATGGGCGAGGACAGCACGCGGCGGCGCTATTGGGCGCGCAGCCTGATCGGCTGGCCGACCATGGCC encodes:
- a CDS encoding Bug family tripartite tricarboxylate transporter substrate binding protein; its protein translation is MSHLPQLRSTRRAALHILAAGVASAALPAFAQWPDRPIRIVVTFPPGGSSDVLARVMAEQLAKKLGQAVVVDNKPGAGGTIGGAQVASSAADGYTLMLSNTTPIALGPFTLDKQPYDPVTGFTHVAYLGAAPLVVMASKPSGLKTYAEFEAMARKEGRIDFGSGGPGSVGHIHGELLKKTTGINMVHVPYRGGAPMTTDLIANTIPVGIDVITSYVPFFKSGQLVPLAVTGTQRSPLMPDVPTMVELHQPKLVLENFFGLSGPARLPPEMVARLNAACNEVLVMPEIQKKLTELGIVAKPETVAMFNGFVKEQVDVLGPTVKGAGIKL